From Ochotona princeps isolate mOchPri1 chromosome X, mOchPri1.hap1, whole genome shotgun sequence, one genomic window encodes:
- the LOC101521629 gene encoding UV excision repair protein RAD23 homolog B-like yields MRLTLQAGPQLTFQVDVDPEHTVRALKEKIELQQGGDAFPVAQQRLLYAGQVLQDGAALKDYHLDEHKVVEVLLAEPTAAATAGPAVPRATDTGMATDTGTAKDTFTGTGTGTDTATSTAMGRAGQSQPAPSAALASCPSAAAAQAPAPGPAWTATSDTASAQPAALAAPAPEPPAPQAAPAPGATFPAASDAAAAAAAAAAGPSTGSMLWEHAAGALASGPAYEQAITDLVSMGFERRQVLAALRASYHNPHRAVEYLLVGIPGHTEGRAAHQPPAAAGRRAAGSSADAAWAAAAEALASSSKQLLDFLKTGSGPAGLARGQQSSSELTAQEQEAIDRLKVLGFPEALVRRTYLACDKDEELTANFLIEHYLEEDYLEED; encoded by the coding sequence ATGCGCCTCACCCTGCAGGCCGGCCCACAGCTCACCTTCCAGGTCGACGTGGACCCCGAGCACACGGTGAGAGCCCTCAAAGAGAAAATCGAGCTGCAGCAGGGCGGGGATGCCTTTCCAGTGGCGCAGCAACGGCTGCTGTATGCCGGCCAAGTGCTCCAGGACGGCGCTGCTCTCAAAGACTACCACCTGGATGAGCACAAAGTGGTAGAGGTGCTGCTGGCCGAGCCCACCGCGGCTGCCACGGCAGGGCCGGCCGTGCCCAGGGCCACGGACACCGGCATGGCCACGGACACTGGCACGGCCAAGGACACCTTCACGGGCACGGGCACGGGCACAGACACGGCCACCAGCACGGCCATGGGCAGGGCCGGGCAGTCACAGCCTGCCCCCTCTGCTGCCCTGGCGTCCTGCCCGTCGGCAGCTGCAGCTCAGGCCCCAgcgcctggccctgcctggacgGCCACCTCCGACACAGCGTCTGCCCAGCCCGCCGCACTCGCTGCCCCTGCGCCTGAGCCACCTGCACCACAGGCGGCACCCGCGCCAGGTGCCACCTTCCCAGCAGCCAGCgacgcggccgccgccgccgccgccgccgccgcaggaCCCTCGACCGGCTCCATGCTGTGGGAACACGCGGCAGGTGCCCTGGCCTCAGGCCCAGCCTATGAGCAGGCCATCACGGACCTCGTGTCCATGGGCTTTGAGCGACGGcaggtcctggcagccctgagaGCCAGTTACCACAACCCACACCGAGCTGTGGAGTACCTTCTCGTGGGCATCCCTGGACACACAGAAGGGCGGGCCGCGCACCAGCCCCCTGCAGCCGCGGGTCGCAGGGCTGCTGGCTCATCGGCAGACGCTGCGTGGGCAGCGGCGGCAGAGGCTTTGGCATCTTCTAGCAAACAACTGCTGGACTTTCTCAAGACTGGCTCTGGCCCTGCAGGCCTGGCTCGGGGCCAGCAGAGCTCCAGCGAGCTGACAGCCCAGGAACAAGAAGCTATCGACAGGCTGAAGGTCCTGGGCTTTCCTGAAGCACTGGTGAGACGCACGTATCTAGCTTGTGACAAGGACGAGGAGCTGACTGCCAATTTCCTCATAGAGCACTACCTGGAGGAGGACTACCTGGAGGAGGACTGA
- the UXT gene encoding LOW QUALITY PROTEIN: protein UXT (The sequence of the model RefSeq protein was modified relative to this genomic sequence to represent the inferred CDS: deleted 1 base in 1 codon): METPPKGRVVEATGEKVLRYEAFISDVLQRDLRKVLDHRDKVYEQLAKYLQLRNVIERLQEAKHSELFMQVDLGCNFFVDTVVPDTSRIYVALGYGFFLELTLAEALKFIDRKSSLLTELSNSLTKDSMTIKAHIHMLLEGLRELQGLQNFPEKPRH, encoded by the exons ATGGAGACGCCCCCTAAAGGGCGGGTGGTGGAGGCCACGGGCGAGAAAGTACTGCGCTATGAGGCCTTCATCAGTGACGTGCTACAGCGGGACTTGCG GAAGGTGCTGGACCATCGAGACAAGGTGTATGAGCAGCTGGCCAAATACCTTCAACTAAGAAATGTCATTGAACGACTCCAG GAAGCTAAGCACTCGGAGTTATTTATGCAGGTGGATTTGGGCTGTAACTTCTTCGTTGACACAGTGGT CCCAGATACTTCACGCATCTACGTGGCCCTGGGATACGGTTTTTTCCTGGAATTGACACTGGCAGAAGCTCTCAAATTTATTGATCGTAAGAGCTCTCTTCTCACAGA gcTCAGCAACAGCCTCACCAAG GACTCCATGACTATCAAGGCCCATATCCACATGTTGCTAGAG GGGCTTAGAGAACTACAAGGCCTGCAGAATTTCCCAGAGAAGCCTCGCCATTGA